One Brassica oleracea var. oleracea cultivar TO1000 chromosome C7, BOL, whole genome shotgun sequence genomic window carries:
- the LOC106303449 gene encoding protein WEAK CHLOROPLAST MOVEMENT UNDER BLUE LIGHT-like 1, translated as MEDLKLTEVVSPPPEEPSVTSNVVELEQPQANEAMQQSQANEDSTQNGKVYMDDTFFPTSLSSSQAEETQDSSSYSNTTTPVFVSEIGLPSVKTKYRSEGTTTRKRSLSSQRSLGTPRTLGSSSPLSNETPKSLDSYKDSIDTTSPIESVKEAVSKFGGITDWKAHKMQVLERRKFVEQELKEIEEQIPEHKKQSETVEMSKLLAVEELESTKRLIEELKLNLEKAETEEKQAKQDSDLAKMRVEEMEQGVAGEASVAAKAQLEVAQARHTSAISELESVEEEIQTLQKEHDGLVREKDLAVKEAAEAVLASKEVEKKVEELSIELIATKESLECAHSSHLEAEELQRLMKNFVSQTDVASAKKELEEVYVNIEKATSEVKCLKVASSSLRVEIEKERSALESIKQREGMASVAVASLEAEIDITRFEIALVESKEKEVREEMVELPKQLQQASQEADEAKSFAKLASEELRKSQEEAEKAKAGASAMEGRLLAAQKEIEDVKASERFALAAIKALQESEYDLEEKNSVTLTLEEYYELSKRAKEAEERVAAAVCEIEEAKEEEKRRLEKLEEVNKEMVLRKERLAEVTEKAEKAKEGKLGVEQELRKWREEHKVKRKNVENGVKIEESHERSLEGSKEKENESSGTETNTIPPEIPVKKKKKFFPRIFMFLMKKKKSPK; from the exons ATGGAGGATTTGAAATTAACAGAAGTTGTATCTCCTCCTCCAGAAGAACCTAGTGTAACATCAAATGTTGTTGAGTTGGAGCAACCTCAAGCAAATGAAGCAATGCAACAATCTCAAGCAAATGAAGATTCAACTCAAAATGGGAAAGTTTATATGGATGACACTTTTTTTCCCACCAGTTTATCAAGCAGCCAAGCAGAAGAAACACAAGATTCTTCTTCTTATTCTAACACTACTACTCCTGTATTTGTTTCTGAGATTGGTCTGCCTTCGGTGAAGACTAAGTATAGATCAGAGGGCACCACAACAAGAAAAAGATCTCTATCTTCCCAAAGAAGCCTTGGAACTCCAAGAACACTCGGATCATCATCACCATTGAGCAATGAAACGCCCAAAAGTCTTGATTCTTACAAAGATTCCATTGACACAACATCACCTATTGAATCAGTTAAAGAAGCTGTCTCAAAATTTGGAGGAATCACTGACTGGAAAGCACATAAAATGCAAGTATTAGAG AGACGCAAGTTTGTGGAACAAGAACTCAAAGAGATTGAAGAGCAGATTCCTGAGCACAAGAAACAATCAGAGACTGTTGAGATGTCAAAACTGCTAGCTGTTGAGGAGTTAGAGAGCACAAAGAGACTCATAGAAGAGCTGAAGCTTAATCTCGAAAAGGCGGAAACCGAAGAAAAACAAGCAAAGCAGGACTCAGACCTTGCAAAGATGAGAGTTGAGGAGATGGAGCAAGGAGTAGCTGGTGAAGCCAGCGTTGCAGCTAAAGCACAGCTTGAGGTGGCTCAAGCCAGACACACATCTGCAATTTCGGAACTGGAATCTGTCGAGGAAGAGATACAAACTCTGCAGAAGGAGCATGATGGTTTGGTGAGAGAGAAAGATTTGGCTGTGAAGGAAGCGGCTGAAGCAGTTTTGGCTTCTAAAGAGGTTGAGAAGAAAGTTGAAGAGCTGAGTATAGAGCTGATAGCTACAAAGGAGTCACTGGAATGTGCACATTCTTCTCATTTAGAAGCTGAAGAACTTCAAAGACTGATGAAGAACTTCGTATCCCAAACAGATGTTGCTTCTGCAAAGAAGGAACTAGAAGAAGTCTATGTGAATATCGAGAAAGCAACGTCTGAAGTGAAATGCTTAAAGGTAGCATCATCATCCTTAAGAGTTGAAATTGAGAAAGAGAGATCAGCGCTTGAATCAATCAAACAAAGAGAAGGGATGGCATCAGTAGCGGTTGCATCACTAGAAGCTGAGATAGACATAACAAGATTCGAGATAGCTCTTGTTGAGTCCAAGGAAAAGGAAGTCAGAGAAGAGATGGTGGAGCTACCAAAGCAGCTGCAGCAAGCAAGTCAAGAGGCTGATGAAGCGAAATCATTTGCTAAACTTGCGAGTGAAGAGCTGAGGAAGTCTCAAGAAGAAGCAGAGAAAGCAAAGGCTGGAGCAAGTGCAATGGAGGGGAGATTACTTGCAGCTCAGAAAGAAATTGAAGATGTTAAGGCTTCAGAGAGGTTCGCATTAGCTGCTATCAAGGCGTTGCAAGAGAGTGAATATGATTTGGAAGAAAAGAATAGTGTGACACTGACGTTAGAGGAGTACTATGAGCTTAGCAAGCGTGCTAAAGAGGCAGAAGAAAGGGTTGCAGCAGCGGTTTGTGAGATTGAGGAAGCTAAAGAAGAGGAGAAGAGAAGGTTGGAGAAGTTGGAAGAAGTGAATAAGGAGATGGTTTTGAGGAAGGAAAGACTTGCGGAAGTAACTGAGAAGGCTGAGAAGGCTAAAGAAGGGAAGTTAGGTGTAGAACAAGAGCTGAGAAAATGGAGAGAAGAACACAAAGTAAAGAGAAAGAATGTTGAAAATGGAGTGAAAATAGAGGAAAGTCATGAAAGAAGCTTAGAGGGTTCAAAGGAGAAAGAAAATGAGTCTAGTGGAACTGAAACAAACACAATCCCACCTGAGATTCCTGTAAAGAAAAAGAAGAAATTTTTTCCAAGAATTTTTATGTTCTTGATGAAGAAGAAGAAGTCACCCAAGTGA